In one window of Drosophila innubila isolate TH190305 chromosome 2L unlocalized genomic scaffold, UK_Dinn_1.0 4_B_2L, whole genome shotgun sequence DNA:
- the LOC117780407 gene encoding uncharacterized protein LOC117780407: MLNESKGIDVGTATEDCSDLDVSSEDDSDDVLAEDTSMQPGGSRTLDNRLNPDAPDFVPGVTTRLLAVKIVDELSSYPRWSNASSDIASYGPRYDSIWRESCPRTQLQVQNESAIEPVMQQLPNVIEIVGDVEPSLNQRSKDQSDPAIGESASTGRCCASCALM; this comes from the exons ATGCTGAACGAAAGTAAGGGTATTGATGTGGGAACAGCCACAGAGGATTGCTCAGATTTGGATGTCAGCTCAGAGGATGATAGCGATGATGTGTTAGCCGAGGATACCTCAATGCAACCTGGTGGAAGTCGCACATTGGACAATCGTTTAAATCCCGATGCACCCGATTTTGTGCCGGGTGTAACAACCCGTTTACTGGCCGTAAAAATAGTCGATGAAT TGTCGAGCTATCCGCGTTGGAGCAATGCCTCGAGCGATATTGCATCGTATGGACCACGTTACGATAGCATCTGGCGTGAAAGTTGCCCAAGGACACAGCTGCAGGTGCAGAATGAAAGTGCCATTGAGCCAGTGATGCAACAACTACCAaatgttattgaaattgtggGCGATGTGGAGCCATCGTTGAACCAGAGATCTAAGGATCAAAGTGACCCAGCAATAGGGGAATCAGCGTCGACAGGTCGCTGCTGCGCCTCCTGTGCACTGATGTAA